The following proteins come from a genomic window of Pseudomonas syringae:
- a CDS encoding OprD family porin translates to MKKSTLALAVTVGVLAQQASAAGFLEDSKASVSSRTLYFDNDFREGTTHNNRETATGLKFDYLSGFTQGTVGFGLDLQGLVGVHLDGGRGAHSGALNGGILPTDSDGSAVNEWSRLGANGKVRFSKTELKVGNALAPNLPILVSNDGRLLPQAFQGGILTSKDLDNVTFTAGQLDKSIGRASSNWTDLSIAGASQTSDQFRFAGADWKVTKDLTLQYYYANLEDFYKQHFLGLVHVYPISDNQSFKTDLRYFNSSSDGKNSDAATGYRFNNNNGYAKNAGEVDNSTWSAMFTYSLGGHALMVGHQQVGDDGGMVFLNQGNVTKDGTSRTSLEGNGGSSFYLFTDSMINGFNRAGENTTFGQYSYDFAKVGVPGLKAAVAYLHADDIRDRTTGNEEYSEWETDMRVDYVIQSGPMKGFGTTLRHGTYRADGDLNNSTNTDQTRLIFNYTYNFM, encoded by the coding sequence ATGAAGAAGTCCACCCTGGCTTTGGCCGTCACTGTCGGTGTATTGGCTCAGCAGGCCAGTGCAGCTGGTTTTCTGGAAGACAGTAAAGCGTCCGTCAGTTCTCGTACCCTGTATTTTGACAACGATTTCCGCGAAGGCACCACCCACAACAACCGCGAGACGGCCACTGGCCTGAAATTCGACTACCTGTCGGGCTTCACTCAGGGCACCGTTGGTTTTGGTCTGGACCTGCAAGGTCTGGTCGGTGTTCACCTTGACGGTGGCCGTGGCGCTCACTCCGGTGCTTTGAACGGCGGCATTCTGCCTACCGACAGCGACGGTTCTGCTGTCAACGAGTGGAGCCGTCTGGGCGCCAACGGCAAGGTACGCTTCTCGAAAACCGAGCTGAAAGTCGGTAATGCACTGGCACCTAACCTGCCAATCCTGGTCAGCAACGACGGTCGTCTTCTGCCTCAGGCTTTCCAGGGCGGCATCCTGACTTCCAAAGATCTGGACAACGTGACCTTCACCGCTGGCCAACTGGACAAGTCCATCGGCCGTGCCTCGAGCAACTGGACTGACCTGTCCATTGCCGGCGCTTCGCAGACCAGCGATCAGTTCCGCTTCGCCGGTGCTGACTGGAAAGTCACCAAAGACCTGACCCTGCAGTACTACTACGCCAACCTGGAAGACTTCTACAAGCAGCACTTCCTGGGTCTGGTTCATGTTTACCCGATCAGCGACAACCAGTCTTTCAAGACTGACCTGCGTTATTTCAACAGCAGCTCTGACGGCAAAAACAGCGACGCCGCTACCGGCTACCGTTTCAACAACAACAACGGTTATGCCAAGAACGCTGGCGAAGTGGATAACTCCACCTGGTCTGCCATGTTCACCTACTCCTTGGGTGGCCATGCGTTGATGGTTGGTCATCAGCAGGTTGGTGATGACGGCGGTATGGTTTTCCTGAACCAGGGCAACGTAACCAAAGACGGCACTTCCCGTACGAGTCTTGAAGGCAACGGCGGTTCGAGCTTCTACCTGTTCACTGACTCGATGATCAACGGCTTCAACCGCGCGGGTGAAAACACCACGTTCGGTCAGTACTCGTATGACTTCGCCAAAGTCGGCGTTCCAGGTCTGAAAGCAGCGGTTGCCTACCTGCACGCAGACGACATTCGTGACCGCACTACCGGTAACGAAGAGTACTCCGAGTGGGAAACCGACATGCGCGTTGACTACGTGATCCAGAGCGGTCCGATGAAGGGCTTCGGCACTACTCTGCGTCACGGTACCTACCGTGCCGACGGCGACCTGAACAACTCGACCAACACCGATCAAACCCGTCTGATCTTCAACTACACCTACAACTTCATGTAA
- a CDS encoding peroxiredoxin, translating into MTLRLGDIAPDFEQESSEGRIRFHEWLGDSWGVLFSHPADFTPVCTTELGFTAKLKDEFAKRSVKAIALSVDPVDSHIKWIDDINTTQNTQVNFPILADADRKVSDLYDLIHPNASDTLTVRSLFVIDPNKKVRLTITYPASTGRNFHEILRVIDSLQLTDNYKVATPANWVDGDDVVIVPSIKDEAEIKERFPKGYKAVTPYLRLTPQPNR; encoded by the coding sequence ATGACACTGCGACTTGGCGACATCGCCCCGGACTTCGAGCAGGAATCCAGCGAAGGTCGTATCCGTTTCCATGAGTGGCTCGGCGATAGCTGGGGTGTGTTGTTTTCTCATCCGGCGGATTTCACACCTGTCTGCACCACCGAGCTGGGTTTCACCGCCAAATTGAAAGACGAGTTTGCCAAGCGGAGCGTGAAGGCGATTGCGCTCTCGGTAGATCCGGTCGACTCGCACATCAAGTGGATCGACGACATCAACACCACGCAAAACACCCAGGTCAACTTCCCCATCCTGGCCGATGCCGACCGCAAGGTTTCCGATCTGTATGACCTGATCCATCCCAATGCCAGTGACACACTGACGGTGCGCTCGCTATTCGTGATCGATCCGAACAAGAAAGTGCGCCTGACCATTACTTATCCAGCCAGTACCGGGCGCAACTTCCACGAGATACTGCGGGTCATCGACTCCTTGCAACTGACCGACAACTACAAAGTGGCCACGCCTGCCAACTGGGTGGATGGCGATGACGTAGTGATCGTACCGTCGATCAAGGACGAAGCCGAGATCAAGGAACGCTTTCCCAAAGGTTACAAAGCCGTCACGCCTTACCTGCGCCTGACGCCACAGCCAAACCGCTGA
- a CDS encoding sulfonate ABC transporter substrate-binding protein gives MRTVILRRGLVALFAAAIAFGVVTQAQAEDLRIGYQKYGTLVLLKAKGSLEKRLAEQGVNVQWTEFPGGPQLLEGLNVGSIDFGVTGETPPVFAQAAGADLLYVAYEPPAPTSEAILVPKDSPITSVKDLKGKKVVLNKGSNVHYLLVKALEDAGLKYTDIQTVFLPPADARAAFERGSVDAWVIWDPYQAAAEQQLQARTLKDGTGIVDNHQFYLATKPYLQKNPKVIQALIEEVRAVGEWSKAHPEDVTKQVAPLLGLPADITLTSVKRQGYGAQFLTPPVVAAQQKIADTFYQLKLIPKPLSIADVVWTPPAAVAQAQ, from the coding sequence ATGCGCACTGTCATTTTGCGTCGAGGCCTTGTTGCGCTGTTTGCTGCTGCGATTGCCTTTGGTGTCGTTACTCAAGCTCAGGCAGAAGACCTGCGTATCGGTTATCAGAAGTACGGCACGCTGGTCCTGCTCAAAGCCAAGGGCTCGCTGGAGAAGCGTCTGGCCGAGCAGGGCGTGAACGTGCAGTGGACCGAATTTCCCGGTGGTCCGCAGTTGCTTGAGGGGCTGAATGTAGGCTCTATCGACTTCGGCGTGACTGGAGAAACACCGCCGGTCTTTGCTCAGGCTGCGGGTGCGGATCTGCTGTACGTTGCCTACGAGCCACCCGCTCCGACCAGCGAAGCCATCCTGGTGCCCAAGGACTCACCGATCACCTCGGTGAAGGATCTGAAAGGCAAGAAAGTCGTGCTCAATAAAGGCTCCAACGTTCATTACCTGCTGGTTAAAGCGCTGGAAGACGCAGGTCTCAAATACACCGATATTCAGACCGTGTTCCTGCCGCCAGCCGATGCGCGTGCCGCTTTCGAGCGCGGCAGCGTGGACGCCTGGGTCATCTGGGACCCGTACCAGGCCGCAGCTGAACAGCAACTGCAGGCGCGCACATTGAAAGATGGCACCGGCATCGTCGACAACCATCAGTTCTATCTGGCAACCAAACCTTACTTGCAGAAGAACCCCAAGGTCATTCAGGCCTTGATCGAGGAAGTTCGCGCAGTGGGCGAGTGGTCCAAGGCTCACCCGGAAGACGTGACCAAACAGGTCGCACCGTTGCTGGGGCTGCCTGCCGACATCACCCTGACCTCGGTGAAACGCCAGGGCTACGGCGCGCAGTTCCTGACTCCGCCGGTGGTGGCTGCGCAGCAGAAAATCGCTGACACCTTCTACCAGCTCAAGCTGATTCCCAAGCCGCTCAGCATCGCTGATGTGGTCTGGACGCCACCTGCTGCTGTGGCTCAGGCACAGTGA
- the ssuC gene encoding aliphatic sulfonate ABC transporter permease SsuC — protein sequence MSLSASQRIVHRLAPWALPVLLLAVWQLSVSAGWLSTRILPAPSAVIEAGVNLVASGEIWTHLAISGWRAGIGFAIGGGIGLALGFITGLSKWGERLLDSSVQMIRNVPHLALIPLVILWFGIDETAKIFLVALGTLFPIYLNTYHGIRNIDPALVEMSRSYGLSGFSLFRHVILPGAMPSILVGVRFALGFMWLTLIVAETISASSGIGYLAMNAREFLQTDIVVLAIVLYAVLGKLADLAARGLERVCLRWHPAYQTSKGGAA from the coding sequence ATGAGCCTCAGTGCTTCACAACGCATCGTTCACCGACTGGCACCCTGGGCGCTTCCAGTCCTGTTATTGGCGGTCTGGCAACTGTCGGTCAGCGCTGGCTGGTTATCCACACGCATCCTGCCAGCACCCAGCGCCGTCATCGAGGCGGGCGTCAATCTGGTCGCCAGTGGCGAAATTTGGACCCACCTGGCAATCAGTGGCTGGCGCGCCGGGATCGGCTTTGCTATCGGTGGCGGCATCGGCCTGGCGCTGGGTTTTATCACCGGCCTGAGCAAGTGGGGCGAGCGTCTGCTGGACAGCTCGGTGCAGATGATCCGCAACGTGCCGCATCTGGCGCTGATTCCGCTGGTCATCCTGTGGTTCGGCATTGACGAGACCGCCAAGATATTTCTGGTCGCGCTGGGTACCCTGTTTCCGATTTACCTGAATACCTATCACGGCATCCGCAACATTGATCCGGCGCTGGTAGAAATGTCTCGTAGCTATGGCCTGTCAGGTTTCAGCCTGTTTCGTCATGTGATTCTGCCAGGTGCCATGCCCTCGATTCTGGTCGGCGTGCGCTTTGCGCTGGGTTTCATGTGGTTGACGCTGATCGTCGCTGAAACCATTTCGGCCAGTTCCGGCATTGGCTATCTGGCGATGAATGCGCGGGAGTTTCTGCAAACCGACATCGTGGTGCTCGCCATCGTGCTGTACGCCGTACTCGGCAAGCTGGCCGACCTGGCGGCGCGAGGCCTGGAACGTGTCTGCCTGCGTTGGCATCCGGCCTATCAAACGAGCAAAGGCGGTGCCGCATGA
- the ssuB gene encoding aliphatic sulfonates ABC transporter ATP-binding protein translates to MTSLKQQPPHLLRGIPLAVQNLKKAFGSREVLKDIDLHIPAGQFVAIVGRSGCGKSTLLRLLAGLEKPTQGQLLAGSAPLDDAREDTRLMFQEARLLPWKKIIDNVGLGLSGDWRAQALEALEAVGLAERANEWPAALSGGQKQRVALARALIHKPRLLLLDEPLGALDALTRIEMQQLIEKLWGQYGFTVLLVTHDVSEAVAIADRVILIEEGQIGLDLLVDLPRPRARGSHRLAALEAEVLNRVLALPGSPPDPEPFSPLPTQLRWAN, encoded by the coding sequence ATGACCAGTCTGAAACAGCAACCACCGCATCTGTTGCGCGGCATACCGCTGGCGGTGCAAAACCTGAAAAAAGCCTTCGGCTCCCGTGAAGTACTCAAGGACATCGACCTGCACATTCCGGCCGGTCAGTTCGTCGCCATCGTCGGCCGAAGTGGTTGCGGCAAAAGCACCCTGTTGCGCCTGCTCGCCGGCCTCGAGAAACCGACGCAAGGCCAGTTGCTTGCCGGCTCTGCGCCATTGGACGATGCCCGTGAAGATACGCGATTGATGTTTCAGGAAGCGCGCTTGCTGCCCTGGAAGAAAATCATCGATAACGTTGGTCTGGGGCTGAGCGGTGACTGGCGCGCGCAAGCCCTTGAAGCGCTTGAGGCCGTCGGCCTTGCCGAGCGCGCCAATGAATGGCCGGCGGCGTTGTCCGGTGGCCAGAAGCAGCGTGTTGCACTGGCCCGCGCGCTGATCCACAAGCCGCGGCTGCTGCTACTCGACGAGCCATTGGGTGCGCTGGATGCCCTGACCCGCATCGAAATGCAGCAACTGATCGAAAAGCTATGGGGCCAGTACGGCTTCACCGTGCTGCTGGTCACCCACGATGTCAGCGAGGCCGTCGCCATTGCCGACCGGGTGATCCTGATCGAGGAAGGACAGATCGGCCTCGACCTGCTGGTCGACCTGCCTCGTCCACGCGCTCGAGGCTCGCATCGCCTTGCCGCACTGGAAGCCGAAGTACTCAACCGCGTGCTGGCACTCCCTGGCTCGCCACCCGACCCGGAACCGTTTTCGCCACTGCCCACGCAACTGCGCTGGGCAAATTAA
- a CDS encoding TOBE domain-containing protein encodes MTIKAINVRNQFKGTIKEIVHGDVLSEIDVQTASGVVTSVITTRSVKELELVVGSEVIAFVKSTEVSIAKL; translated from the coding sequence ATGACTATCAAAGCCATCAACGTTCGCAACCAGTTCAAAGGCACCATCAAGGAAATCGTCCACGGCGACGTACTGTCGGAAATCGACGTGCAAACCGCTTCGGGCGTCGTGACCTCGGTCATCACCACTCGCTCGGTCAAAGAGCTGGAGCTGGTCGTTGGCAGTGAAGTGATTGCCTTCGTGAAGTCGACTGAAGTCTCTATCGCCAAGTTGTAA
- a CDS encoding TetR/AcrR family transcriptional regulator encodes MTRAVTPRKPQARSQARIDSILDTARTLLAEQGVASLSIYSVAERAGIPPSSVYHFFASVPALLEALTADIHAAFRASLQAPIDTDQLHTWRDLSRIVELRMLAIYNADAAARQLILAQHGLTEINQADRQHDIELGHLMLEVFDRHFQLPALPDDVDVFALAMELGDRVYARSVQLHDEITPRMAEEGMRVFDAYLGLYLPVFLPKRIQNT; translated from the coding sequence ATGACACGCGCCGTCACCCCCCGCAAACCTCAAGCACGCAGCCAGGCCAGAATCGATTCGATTCTGGACACCGCACGTACGCTGCTTGCAGAACAGGGGGTGGCCAGCCTGTCGATCTACAGCGTTGCCGAGCGAGCCGGCATTCCGCCCTCGTCTGTGTACCACTTCTTCGCCAGCGTCCCCGCGCTGCTTGAAGCACTGACCGCCGACATCCACGCCGCTTTCCGCGCCTCGCTGCAGGCCCCCATCGACACCGACCAACTCCATACCTGGCGCGACCTGTCACGTATCGTCGAACTGCGCATGCTGGCCATCTACAACGCCGACGCCGCCGCCCGCCAGTTGATTCTTGCCCAGCACGGCCTGACCGAAATCAATCAGGCCGACCGTCAGCACGATATTGAACTGGGGCACCTGATGCTTGAAGTGTTCGATCGCCACTTCCAGCTGCCTGCGCTGCCGGACGATGTAGACGTGTTTGCACTGGCGATGGAACTGGGGGATCGGGTGTATGCGCGGTCAGTGCAGTTGCATGACGAGATCACACCGCGCATGGCCGAAGAAGGCATGCGGGTGTTTGATGCTTATCTGGGGCTGTATTTGCCAGTGTTTTTGCCGAAACGTATTCAGAACACCTGA
- a CDS encoding glutamine synthetase family protein — translation MSVPPRAVQLNEANAFLKEHPEVLYVDLLIADMNGVVRGKRIERTSLHKVYEKGINLPASLFALDINGSTVESTGLGLDIGDADRICYPIPDTLCNEPWQKRPTAQLLMTMHELEGDPFFADPREVLRQVVAKFDEMGLTICAAFELEFYLIDQENVNGRPQPPRSPISGKRPHSTQVYLIDDLDEYVDCLQDILEGAKEQGIPADAIVKESAPAQFEVNLHHVADAIKACDYAVLLKRLIKNIAYDHEMDTTFMAKPYPGQAGNGLHVHISILDRDGKNIFTSEDPEQNAALRHAIGGVLETLPAQMAFLCPNVNSYRRFGAQFYVPNSPTWGLDNRTVAVRVPTGSADAVRIEHRVAGADANPYLVMASVLAGVHHGLVNKIEPGAPVEGNSYEQHEQSLPNNLRDALRELDDNPVMAKYIDPKYIDIFVACKESELEEFEHSISDLEYNWYLHTV, via the coding sequence ATGTCGGTACCCCCGCGTGCCGTTCAGCTTAACGAAGCGAACGCGTTCCTTAAGGAACATCCTGAGGTTCTGTACGTTGACCTTCTGATTGCAGATATGAATGGTGTGGTGCGTGGCAAACGCATCGAACGCACCAGCCTCCATAAGGTTTACGAGAAGGGCATCAACCTGCCTGCCTCTTTATTTGCTCTGGATATCAATGGCTCCACGGTGGAAAGCACCGGCCTGGGCCTGGACATCGGTGATGCTGACCGAATCTGCTATCCCATCCCTGACACCCTGTGCAACGAGCCATGGCAGAAGCGCCCTACCGCGCAATTGCTGATGACCATGCACGAACTCGAAGGCGATCCGTTTTTCGCCGACCCGCGCGAAGTTCTGCGCCAGGTCGTGGCCAAGTTCGATGAAATGGGCCTGACCATCTGCGCCGCCTTCGAGCTGGAGTTCTACCTGATCGATCAGGAGAACGTGAACGGTCGTCCGCAGCCTCCGCGCTCGCCGATCTCGGGCAAGCGTCCGCATTCGACACAGGTCTACCTGATCGACGATCTCGACGAGTACGTCGACTGCCTGCAGGACATTCTTGAAGGTGCGAAGGAGCAAGGCATTCCTGCCGACGCGATCGTCAAGGAAAGCGCCCCGGCCCAGTTCGAAGTCAACCTGCACCACGTCGCCGATGCGATCAAGGCATGCGATTACGCCGTGTTGCTCAAGCGCCTGATCAAGAACATCGCCTACGACCACGAAATGGACACGACCTTCATGGCCAAGCCCTATCCGGGTCAGGCGGGGAATGGTTTGCACGTCCACATCTCGATTCTGGATCGTGATGGCAAGAACATCTTCACCAGCGAGGATCCCGAGCAGAACGCCGCATTGCGTCACGCAATCGGCGGTGTGCTCGAGACCCTGCCGGCGCAAATGGCGTTCCTTTGCCCGAACGTCAACTCGTACCGCCGGTTCGGTGCGCAGTTCTATGTCCCGAACTCACCCACCTGGGGCCTGGACAACCGCACGGTCGCCGTCCGTGTGCCCACCGGTTCGGCTGATGCCGTACGTATCGAACACCGTGTCGCCGGTGCCGATGCCAACCCGTATCTGGTGATGGCTTCGGTGCTGGCAGGCGTGCATCACGGCCTGGTCAATAAAATCGAGCCGGGCGCTCCGGTGGAAGGCAATTCGTACGAACAGCACGAACAAAGCCTGCCGAACAACCTGCGCGACGCACTGCGCGAGCTGGACGACAACCCGGTCATGGCCAAGTACATCGATCCGAAATACATCGATATCTTCGTGGCCTGTAAAGAGAGCGAGCTGGAGGAGTTCGAACACTCCATCTCCGACCTTGAATACAACTGGTATCTGCATACGGTCTGA
- a CDS encoding glutamine synthetase family protein — protein MSTNLDQLTDWLKEHKITEVECMMSDLTGITRGKISPTNKFIAEKGMRLPESVLLQTVTGDYVEDDIYYELLDPADIDMICRPDQNAVYLVPWAVEPTAQVIHDTYDKHGNPIELSPRNVLKKVLKLYADQGWQPIVAPEMEFYLTKRSDDPDYPLQPPIGRSGRPETGRQSFSIEAANEFDPLFEDVYDWCELQNLDLDTLIHEDGTAQMEINFRHGDALSLADQILVFKRTMREAALKHNVAATFMAKPMTGEPGSAMHLHQSIIDIETGKNIFSNEDGTMSELFLNHVGGLQKFIPELLPLFAPNVNSFRRFLPDTSAPVNVEWGEENRTVGLRVPDAGPQNRRVENRLPGADANPYLAIAASLLCGFIGMVEGINPSAPVVGRGYERRNLRLPLTIEDALERMENSKTIEKYLGKKFIIGYVAVKRAEHENFKRVISSWEREFLLFAV, from the coding sequence ATGAGTACCAACCTCGACCAGCTCACCGATTGGTTGAAAGAACACAAGATTACCGAAGTCGAATGCATGATGTCCGACCTCACCGGGATCACACGCGGCAAGATCTCGCCGACCAACAAATTCATCGCTGAAAAAGGCATGCGTCTGCCGGAAAGCGTTTTGTTGCAAACGGTTACCGGCGACTACGTGGAAGACGATATCTACTACGAGTTGCTGGACCCGGCGGACATCGACATGATCTGCCGCCCCGACCAGAACGCGGTGTATCTGGTGCCTTGGGCCGTCGAGCCCACTGCGCAGGTGATCCACGACACCTACGACAAGCACGGCAACCCCATCGAGCTGTCGCCGCGCAACGTATTGAAGAAGGTTCTCAAACTCTACGCCGATCAGGGCTGGCAGCCCATCGTGGCGCCGGAGATGGAGTTTTACCTGACCAAGCGCAGTGACGACCCGGATTACCCGCTACAGCCGCCAATCGGCCGCTCCGGGCGCCCTGAGACCGGGCGCCAGTCGTTTTCGATCGAGGCCGCCAACGAATTCGATCCGCTGTTCGAAGACGTCTATGACTGGTGCGAGCTGCAGAATCTGGATCTGGACACGCTGATCCATGAAGACGGCACGGCGCAGATGGAGATCAACTTCCGTCACGGCGATGCCCTGTCGCTGGCTGATCAGATTCTGGTGTTCAAGCGCACCATGCGTGAAGCCGCGCTCAAGCACAATGTAGCGGCAACGTTCATGGCCAAGCCCATGACCGGCGAGCCGGGCAGCGCCATGCATTTGCACCAGAGCATCATCGACATCGAGACCGGCAAGAATATCTTCTCCAATGAAGACGGGACCATGAGCGAGCTGTTTCTCAACCACGTCGGTGGTTTGCAGAAGTTCATCCCCGAGCTGTTGCCGCTGTTCGCCCCCAACGTCAACTCGTTCCGGCGCTTTTTGCCGGACACCTCGGCACCCGTGAACGTCGAGTGGGGCGAAGAAAACCGCACCGTCGGCCTGCGGGTGCCGGATGCCGGGCCGCAGAACCGGCGTGTGGAGAACCGCCTGCCGGGTGCCGATGCCAACCCGTATCTGGCTATTGCCGCCAGCCTGCTGTGTGGCTTCATCGGCATGGTCGAAGGCATCAACCCGAGTGCGCCGGTGGTGGGGCGCGGTTACGAGCGTCGCAACCTGCGCCTGCCGCTGACCATCGAAGATGCGCTGGAACGTATGGAAAACAGCAAGACCATCGAAAAATACCTGGGCAAGAAATTCATCATCGGTTACGTCGCGGTCAAGCGCGCCGAGCATGAAAACTTCAAGCGTGTGATCAGCTCATGGGAGCGGGAATTCCTGCTCTTTGCTGTCTGA
- a CDS encoding aspartate aminotransferase family protein: MSAHNNPQTLEWQALSSEHHLAPFSDYKQLKEKGPRIITRAEGVYLWDSEGHKILDGMSGLWCVAIGYGREELADAASKQMRELPYYNLFFQTAHPPVLELAKAISEISPEGMNHVFFTGSGSEGNDTMLRMVRHYWALKGQPNKKTIISRVNGYHGSTVAGASLGGMTYMHEQGDLPIPGIVHIAQPYWFGEGGDMTPDEFGVWAAGQLEKKILELGVENVGAFIAEPIQGAGGVIIPPDSYWPKIKEILSRYDILFVADEVICGFGRTGEWFGSDFYGLKPHMMTIAKGLTSGYVPMGGLLVRDEIVAVLNEGGDFNHGFTYSGHPVAAAVALENIRILREEKIVERVRSETAPYLQKRLRELSDHPLVGEVRGVGLLGAIELVKDKTTRERYTDRGAGMICRTFCFDNGLIMRAVGDTMIIAPPLVISFAEIDELVEKARKCLDLTLAALQG, translated from the coding sequence ATGAGTGCCCACAACAACCCGCAAACCCTCGAATGGCAGGCCCTGAGCAGCGAGCACCACCTGGCACCGTTCAGCGACTACAAACAACTGAAAGAAAAAGGCCCGCGCATCATCACCCGCGCCGAGGGCGTTTATCTGTGGGACAGCGAGGGCCATAAAATCCTCGATGGCATGTCCGGTCTGTGGTGCGTGGCGATTGGTTATGGCCGCGAAGAACTGGCCGATGCGGCCAGCAAACAGATGCGCGAGCTGCCGTATTACAACCTGTTCTTCCAGACCGCCCACCCACCGGTGCTGGAGCTGGCCAAAGCCATTTCCGAGATATCTCCCGAGGGCATGAACCACGTGTTCTTTACCGGTTCGGGCTCGGAAGGCAATGACACCATGCTGCGCATGGTGCGTCATTATTGGGCCCTGAAAGGCCAGCCGAACAAGAAAACCATCATCAGCCGCGTCAACGGCTATCACGGCTCCACGGTCGCCGGTGCCAGCCTGGGCGGCATGACGTACATGCACGAACAGGGCGACCTGCCCATTCCGGGCATTGTCCACATTGCACAGCCCTACTGGTTTGGTGAAGGCGGCGACATGACGCCCGACGAATTCGGTGTGTGGGCCGCCGGGCAGCTGGAAAAGAAGATCCTCGAACTGGGCGTCGAGAACGTCGGCGCATTTATCGCCGAGCCGATCCAGGGTGCGGGCGGTGTGATCATTCCGCCGGATTCCTACTGGCCGAAGATCAAGGAGATCCTGTCGCGCTACGACATCCTGTTCGTTGCCGATGAGGTGATCTGTGGTTTCGGGCGCACCGGTGAGTGGTTCGGTAGCGATTTCTACGGCCTCAAGCCGCACATGATGACCATCGCCAAGGGGCTCACTTCCGGTTACGTACCGATGGGCGGCCTGCTGGTGCGTGATGAAATCGTTGCGGTGCTCAATGAGGGCGGCGATTTCAACCATGGATTCACCTATTCAGGGCATCCGGTGGCGGCCGCCGTCGCGCTGGAGAATATTCGTATCCTGCGCGAAGAAAAGATCGTCGAACGGGTCAGGTCGGAAACGGCACCGTATTTGCAAAAGCGTTTGCGTGAGCTGAGCGATCATCCGCTGGTGGGCGAGGTTCGAGGCGTCGGACTGCTGGGGGCCATTGAGCTGGTCAAGGACAAGACCACCCGCGAGCGCTATACCGATAGGGGCGCGGGCATGATCTGTCGAACCTTCTGCTTCGACAATGGCCTGATCATGCGGGCCGTGGGCGACACGATGATCATTGCGCCGCCCCTGGTGATCAGTTTTGCGGAAATCGACGAGCTGGTAGAAAAGGCGCGTAAGTGCCTGGACCTGACTCTGGCTGCATTGCAGGGCTGA
- a CDS encoding polyamine ABC transporter substrate-binding protein, with the protein MKKFGKTLLALSLMGVVATAAQADDKVLHVYNWSDYIAPDTVAKFEKESGIKVVYDVFDSNETLEAKLLAGKSGYDIVVPSNNFLAKQIKAGVYQELDKSKLPNWKNLNESLLKAVSVSDPDNKHAFPYMWGSIGIGINPDKVKAALGADAPVNSWDLLFKPENAAKLKSCGISFLDSPTEMLPIALHYLGYPTDSQDKKQLAEAEALFMKIRPSIGYFHSSKYISDLANGNICVAVGYSGDIYQAKSRAAEAGGKVKVAYNIPKEGAGSFYDMVAIPKDAENVEGAYKFMTFLMKPEVMAEITNAVRFPNGNAAATALVDKEITSDPGVYPPADVQAKLYAIADLPAATQRIMTRSWTKIKSGK; encoded by the coding sequence ATGAAAAAATTTGGCAAGACCCTTCTCGCGCTGTCCCTGATGGGCGTCGTGGCCACCGCTGCGCAGGCCGATGACAAAGTGCTGCACGTCTATAACTGGTCCGACTACATCGCACCGGATACCGTCGCCAAGTTCGAGAAAGAATCGGGCATCAAGGTGGTCTACGACGTTTTCGACAGCAACGAGACGCTGGAAGCCAAATTGCTGGCCGGCAAATCCGGCTATGACATCGTCGTACCGTCCAACAACTTCCTCGCCAAGCAGATCAAGGCTGGCGTTTACCAGGAACTGGACAAGTCGAAGCTGCCGAACTGGAAGAACCTGAACGAATCGCTGCTCAAGGCCGTGTCGGTCAGCGACCCGGACAACAAGCACGCCTTCCCGTACATGTGGGGTTCGATCGGTATCGGCATCAACCCGGACAAGGTCAAGGCCGCGCTGGGGGCTGATGCACCGGTCAACTCGTGGGACTTGCTGTTCAAGCCCGAAAACGCGGCCAAGCTGAAGTCGTGCGGCATCAGCTTCCTCGATTCGCCGACCGAAATGCTGCCGATCGCCCTGCATTACCTCGGCTATCCGACCGACTCGCAGGACAAGAAGCAGCTCGCCGAAGCTGAAGCGCTGTTCATGAAGATTCGTCCGTCGATTGGCTACTTCCACTCGTCCAAGTACATCTCGGACCTGGCCAACGGCAACATCTGCGTAGCAGTTGGCTACTCGGGTGATATCTACCAGGCCAAATCCCGCGCTGCCGAAGCCGGTGGCAAGGTGAAGGTTGCCTACAACATTCCGAAAGAAGGTGCCGGCAGCTTCTACGACATGGTTGCCATCCCCAAGGATGCCGAAAACGTCGAGGGTGCCTACAAGTTCATGACCTTCCTGATGAAGCCGGAAGTCATGGCTGAGATCACCAACGCCGTGCGCTTCCCGAACGGTAACGCGGCCGCTACGGCGCTGGTCGACAAGGAAATCACCAGTGACCCTGGCGTTTATCCGCCTGCCGACGTCCAGGCCAAACTGTATGCCATCGCGGATCTGCCAGCGGCTACCCAGCGGATCATGACCCGCAGCTGGACCAAGATAAAGTCAGGTAAATAA